In Triticum aestivum cultivar Chinese Spring chromosome 5B, IWGSC CS RefSeq v2.1, whole genome shotgun sequence, the following proteins share a genomic window:
- the LOC123111968 gene encoding probable cinnamyl alcohol dehydrogenase 8D — MAKGMPAIGWAARDTSGVLSPYSFSRRALKDDDVTIKVLFCGICHTDLHIAKNEWGNALYPVVPGHEIVGVVTEVGPGVKNFKAGDAVGVGYFVDSCRSCVSCGSGHENHCPTLVLTSNAVDYDGATTQGGFSNVLVVDQGYVVRVPEGLPLDGAAPLLCAGVTVYSPMMEFGLNAPGKHLGVVGLGGLGHMAVKFGKAFGMTVTVISSSPRKREEAVERLGADAFLVSQDPEQMKAAAGTMDGIIDTVSAGHPIVPLLELLKPRGQLVVVGAPSTPLELPAYAIIGGGKRVAGNLVGSIGSCQAMLDFAGKHGITADVEVVKMDYVNTAVERLERNDVRYRFVIDVAGSQLGAAA, encoded by the exons ATGGCGAAAGGCATGCCTGCTATCGGTTGGGCGGCGAGGGACACGTCCGGTGTCCTCTCCCCCTACAGCTTCTCACGAAG GGCTCTGAAGGACGACGATGTCACGATCAAAGTGCTCTTCTGCGGGATCTGCCACACCGACCTCCACATCGCCAAGAACGAGTGGGGCAACGCCCTCTACCCCGTCGTCCCCGG GCATGAGATTGTTGGCGTCGTCACCGAGGTTGGCCCCGGCGTCAAGAACTTCAAGGCCGGGGACGCGGTGGGCGTGGGCTACTTCGTCGACTCCTGCCGCTCCTGCGTGAGCTGCGGCAGCGGGCACGAGAACCACTGCCCCACGCTCGTGCTCACCTCCAACGCCGTGGACTACGACGGCGCCACCACCCAGGGCGGCTTCTCCAACGTCCTCGTCGTCGACCAGGGCTACGTCGTCCGCGTCCCGGAGGGCCTTCCCCTGGACGGGGCGGCGCCGCTGCTCTGCGCCGGCGTCACGGTGTACAGCCCCATGATGGAGTTCGGCCTCAACGCGCCGGGGAAGCACCTGGGCGTGGTCGGCCTCGGGGGCCTCGGCCACATGGCCGTCAAGTTCGGCAAGGCGTTCGGGATGACCGTCACCGTGATCAGCTCGTCGCCGAGGAAGCGGGAGGAGGCCGTCGAGCGGCTCGGCGCCGACGCGTTCTTGGTCAGCCAGGACCCCGAGCAAATGAAG GCGGCGGCCGGCACGATGGACGGCATCATCGACACGGTGTCGGCGGGGCACCCGATCGTGCCGCTTCTGGAGCTGCTAAAGCCGAGGGGGCAGCTGGTGGTGGTGGGCGCGCCCAGCACGCCGCTGGAGCTTCCTGCCTACGCCATCATCGGTGGCGGCAAGCGCGTGGCCGGGAACCTCGTGGGCAGCATCGGCAGCTGCCAGGCGATGCTGGACTTCGCGGGGAAGCACGGCATCACCGCCGACGTCGAGGTCGTCAAGATGGACTACGTTAATACGGCGGTCGAGCGGCTGGAGAGGAACGACGTGAGATACCGCTTCGTCATCGACGTCGCCGGCAGCCAGCTGGGCGCCGCCGCTTAG